A stretch of Stigmatopora argus isolate UIUO_Sarg chromosome 22, RoL_Sarg_1.0, whole genome shotgun sequence DNA encodes these proteins:
- the hpda gene encoding 4-hydroxyphenylpyruvate dioxygenase: MTSYTDKGEKHERGKFVRFHHITFWVGNAKQAASFYCDKMGFEPLAYKGLETGSRELVSHVVKQDKIIFAFESALNPGNKKIGEHLMKHGDGAKDIAFQVEDCDFLIKMAKQRGAVIVKDPWVEEDVHGKVKYAVVQTYGDTTHTLIEYLCPYKGLFLPGYQEPLFRDPLTAKLPQAGLRFIDHVVGNQPDDQMVPISDWYQKCLMFHRFWSIDDKQIHTQYSSLRSIVVTNYEETIKMPINEPAIGKKKSQIQEYVDYNGGAGVQHIALNTSNIIQSIVNLRARGMDFLSTPDTYYDTLRAKLKSAKIKVKEDLNRLQELKILVDFDDKGYLLQIFTKPVQDRPTLFLEVIQRNNHFGFGAGNFKSLFEAIEKDQDARGNLTVLTPQGQSQAFY; this comes from the exons GCGGCATCCTTTTACTGTGACAAGATGGGCTTCGAACCTTTAGCTTACAAGGGCTTGGAGACCGGCAGCCGAGAACTTGTCTCGCATGTCGTCAAACAAGACAAG ATCATATTTGCATTTGAATCTGCACTCAATCCTGGAAATAAAA AAATAGGAGAGCACTTGATGAAGCATGGCGATGGAGCCAAAGACATTGCGTTCCAAGTGGAGGACTGCGACTTTTTAATTAAG ATGGCCAAGCAGCGAGGAGCTGTCATCGTGAAGGATCCTTGGGTAGAAGAAGATGTACACGGGAAGGTTAAATATGCTGTGGTGCAGACG TACGGCGATACCACGCACACCCTCATCGAGTACCTGTGTCCCTACAAAGGTCTTTTCCTACCAGGTTACCAAGAACCTCTCTTTAGAGATCCGCTCACGGCCAAACT TCCACAAGCCGGTTTGAGATTTATCGATCACGTAGTGGGAAACCAGCCAGATGACCAAATGGTGCCAATCTCAGACTG GTATCAGAAGTGCTTGATGTTCCACCGGTTCTGGTCCATAGACGACAAGCAAATCCACACACAATACAGTTCACTCAGGTCCATTGTGGTGACCAACTACGAAGAAACCATTAAGATGCCCATCAACGAACCCGCTATAGGGAAAAAGAAGTCCCAAATACAG GAATACGTGGACTACAACGGCGGAGCAGGCGTTCAGCACATCGCCCTGAACACGTCAAACATCATTCAATCC ATTGTGAACCTACGCGCCCGAGGGATGGACTTCCTCTCAACACCTGACACCTACTATGACACCCTAAGGGCGAAGCTCAAAAGCGCCAAGATCAAAGTGAAGGAAGACCTTAACCGCTTGCAG GAATTGAAAATCTTAGTGGACTTTGATGACAAAGGCTACCTCCTCCAAATCTTCACCAAACCTGTGCAAGATAGACCCACTCTCTTCTTAGAAGTCATCCAGAGAAACAACCACTTT GGCTTTGGGGCAGGGAACTTCAAGTCCCTCTTTGAGGCCATTGAGAAGGACCAAGACGCCAGAGGCAACCTAACTGTGCTGACCCCCCAGGGACAGTCCCAGGCTTTCTACTGA